The following coding sequences lie in one Kamptonema formosum PCC 6407 genomic window:
- the rplU gene encoding 50S ribosomal protein L21 — protein MTYAIIETGGKQLRVEPGRFYDIELLHVEAEATVTIDKVFLVQHGDDVHIGQPLVEGATVEGTVLRHFRGRKVIVYKMRPKKKTRKKKGHRQEITRLMIDSISLQGSAIAKKEDAMATPAEGIAPTTPATAETASE, from the coding sequence ATGACTTACGCAATTATTGAAACAGGCGGCAAACAACTGCGAGTAGAGCCCGGCCGCTTCTACGACATCGAACTGCTTCACGTCGAAGCCGAAGCTACAGTCACTATTGACAAAGTATTTCTAGTTCAGCATGGAGACGACGTTCACATCGGTCAGCCATTGGTTGAAGGTGCGACGGTAGAAGGTACTGTCCTCCGGCATTTCCGAGGTCGCAAGGTCATCGTCTATAAGATGCGGCCCAAAAAGAAAACTCGCAAGAAAAAGGGCCACCGCCAAGAAATTACTCGCTTGATGATTGATTCTATCAGTCTTCAAGGATCTGCGATCGCCAAAAAAGAAGATGCGATGGCTACGCCGGCCGAAGGCATCGCACCAACCACCCCAGCAACCGCCGAAACTGCATCAGAATAG
- the hemB gene encoding porphobilinogen synthase — protein sequence MFPTHRPRRLRQNPQLRRMVRETVLTTNDLIYPLFAVPGESVATEVKSMPGVYQLSVDKIVEEAKEVYDLGIPAIILFGIPEDKDTEATGAWHDCGIVQKATAAVKKAVPDLVVIVDTCLCEYTSHGHCGYLQVGDLTGRVLNDPTLELLKKTAIAQAQAGADIIAPSGMMDGFVQAIREGLDGAGFEDIPILSYAAKYASAYYGPFRDAADSTPQFGDRRTYQMDPGNGREALKEIALDIAEGADMLMVKPALAYMDIIWRVKEATNLPVAAYNVSGEYAMVKAAALNGWIDEQKVVMETLTGFKRAGADLILTYHAKDAARWL from the coding sequence ATGTTTCCAACACATCGCCCTCGCCGCCTTCGCCAAAATCCCCAACTACGTAGGATGGTACGCGAAACGGTCTTGACTACTAACGATTTAATATATCCTCTGTTTGCCGTGCCAGGGGAATCTGTAGCGACAGAAGTTAAATCTATGCCGGGAGTCTACCAGCTATCGGTAGACAAAATTGTAGAAGAAGCCAAAGAAGTTTACGACCTCGGCATTCCCGCAATTATCTTATTTGGCATTCCTGAAGATAAGGATACAGAAGCTACGGGCGCGTGGCATGACTGCGGAATTGTGCAAAAAGCTACCGCAGCAGTTAAAAAAGCCGTACCCGACCTCGTGGTAATTGTGGATACTTGTTTGTGCGAATATACCAGTCACGGTCACTGCGGCTATTTGCAAGTCGGAGATTTAACTGGTCGGGTTTTGAACGACCCCACACTGGAGTTACTAAAGAAAACTGCGATCGCTCAAGCTCAAGCTGGTGCTGATATTATCGCACCTTCGGGGATGATGGATGGTTTTGTGCAGGCAATTCGCGAAGGCTTAGACGGCGCTGGATTTGAAGATATCCCTATTCTTTCTTATGCAGCTAAATATGCCTCAGCTTATTATGGCCCATTCCGGGATGCTGCTGATTCAACTCCGCAATTTGGCGATCGCCGTACTTACCAAATGGACCCCGGAAATGGTCGCGAAGCCCTCAAGGAAATTGCCCTTGACATCGCTGAAGGCGCTGATATGCTAATGGTCAAGCCAGCTTTGGCTTACATGGACATCATCTGGCGCGTCAAGGAAGCCACTAATTTACCAGTCGCAGCCTACAACGTTTCTGGCGAATATGCGATGGTAAAAGCCGCCGCCCTTAATGGTTGGATTGATGAACAAAAAGTCGTAATGGAAACCCTCACAGGGTTTAAACGCGCTGGTGCTGACTTGATTTTAACGTATCATGCCAAGGATGCAGCCCGTTGGCTTTAA
- the prmC gene encoding peptide chain release factor N(5)-glutamine methyltransferase, with translation MTDYYMVVSGLELWEWLNQAKAEAIASNISLTELEWWLQELAGIDRLSLRLESFKNSPEVTLKLPFTDLKDLWHRRVSEQMPVQYLTGTAYWRHFSLKVTPAVLIPRPETELIIDLAVEAAKHRSQIESLNAKSHWVDLGTGSGAIALGLAESLTNTLIHAVDYSSDAIAVARQNADNLGLSDRIQFYQGSWWEPLESAIIDGLPLRGQISGMVANPPYIPSSLVPNLQPEVAKHEPHLALDGGSDGLDCIRHLVATAPDYLRSGGVWLVEMMEGQAEVVVEILHSAGSYRDIGIYADLAGIKRFAIAFRK, from the coding sequence ATGACGGATTATTATATGGTTGTATCAGGGTTAGAACTTTGGGAGTGGTTAAATCAGGCGAAAGCTGAGGCGATCGCATCTAACATTTCTCTAACCGAACTTGAGTGGTGGCTGCAAGAGTTAGCAGGGATCGATCGCTTAAGTCTCCGCCTAGAATCCTTCAAAAATTCGCCCGAAGTTACTCTGAAGTTACCTTTTACTGACCTTAAGGATTTATGGCACCGCCGAGTCAGCGAACAGATGCCTGTACAATATTTAACTGGAACTGCCTATTGGCGGCATTTTTCTCTAAAAGTAACGCCTGCGGTATTGATTCCGCGTCCAGAGACAGAATTGATAATTGATTTAGCGGTGGAAGCAGCTAAACATCGATCGCAGATAGAAAGTTTAAATGCAAAATCCCATTGGGTAGATTTGGGAACTGGTAGCGGTGCGATCGCGCTGGGTTTAGCAGAAAGCTTGACAAATACTTTGATTCATGCTGTGGATTATAGCTCGGATGCGATCGCTGTTGCTAGGCAAAATGCAGATAATTTGGGTTTAAGCGATCGCATTCAATTTTATCAAGGTTCGTGGTGGGAACCTTTAGAAAGCGCAATTATAGATGGTTTGCCCCTACGGGGTCAAATTAGCGGTATGGTTGCTAATCCGCCTTATATTCCTAGTAGTTTAGTGCCTAATTTGCAGCCGGAAGTGGCTAAACATGAGCCTCATTTAGCCTTAGATGGGGGAAGTGATGGGTTAGACTGTATTCGGCATTTAGTAGCAACAGCGCCGGATTATTTGCGATCGGGTGGTGTCTGGTTGGTGGAAATGATGGAGGGACAAGCTGAGGTTGTGGTTGAGATATTGCATAGTGCGGGTAGTTACCGTGATATTGGAATTTATGCCGATCTAGCTGGGATAAAAAGGTTTGCGATCGCATTTAGAAAATGA
- a CDS encoding Tic22 family protein → MKSLVRLGAVLGILGSTLLAPALTRNMSALALPDPQVLEKLRPVPVFTITDAQGAPLIASVPKEGQSGSNTSVAGVFISQRDAQAFVDRLKTRNPQLAASVKVVPVSLGEIYQLSQANKGKAEEVQFAYVPTTTQVESAKTLLRQGGQQVNEFSGVPLFLARGGPENGYLTIQRGQEQVIPLFFNKEELQGMLERFKQQQPNIASSLKIEVVNLEAVLEAMRTDNDPFLSQIILVPPRESLEYVRTLQPSGGNQLQPAQPGARPSAPVPSQPRR, encoded by the coding sequence ATGAAATCATTAGTTCGTTTGGGCGCAGTGTTGGGGATTTTAGGAAGCACTTTGCTCGCCCCTGCCCTCACACGCAATATGTCGGCACTGGCACTGCCCGATCCCCAGGTTTTGGAAAAGTTACGCCCAGTGCCAGTATTTACGATTACTGACGCGCAAGGTGCGCCCCTGATCGCTTCCGTTCCCAAAGAAGGTCAAAGCGGCAGCAATACCTCTGTAGCTGGAGTTTTTATCAGTCAACGGGATGCTCAAGCTTTTGTCGATCGCCTAAAAACTAGAAATCCTCAATTAGCAGCATCAGTGAAGGTAGTACCAGTATCTCTGGGGGAAATTTACCAGTTAAGCCAAGCTAACAAGGGTAAGGCAGAGGAAGTACAATTTGCCTATGTTCCTACCACTACCCAAGTGGAGTCTGCTAAAACCCTATTGCGCCAAGGCGGCCAACAGGTAAATGAATTTAGCGGTGTCCCTCTTTTCTTAGCTAGAGGCGGCCCAGAAAATGGATATTTGACAATTCAACGGGGTCAAGAGCAAGTTATTCCTTTGTTTTTCAATAAAGAGGAATTACAGGGGATGTTGGAGCGCTTTAAGCAACAACAACCAAATATTGCTTCCTCGCTCAAGATCGAGGTTGTGAATTTAGAAGCTGTTTTGGAAGCAATGCGGACTGACAACGATCCATTTTTGAGCCAAATTATTTTAGTACCACCGAGAGAGTCGCTGGAATACGTGCGAACTCTGCAACCATCAGGTGGAAACCAACTGCAACCAGCACAACCAGGAGCAAGACCTTCTGCTCCAGTCCCAAGTCAACCTCGTCGCTAA
- a CDS encoding GNAT family N-acetyltransferase, with protein MNSTTRDYRNIQFCIGSEQVDLHQLKGLFKGAAFWARERSLLDLETALRFSEPVVSVWDGDRMIGFARATSDGIYRATIWDVVINPDYQGGGLGRKLVQTVLSHPRMCRVERVYLMTTYKQSFYERIGFQCNASTTMVLENQPIDANMVLENQPLDANMVVENQPIDANGEVNFHPVKLTV; from the coding sequence ATGAACTCAACCACGAGAGATTACCGCAACATCCAATTTTGTATCGGTTCTGAGCAGGTAGACCTACATCAATTAAAAGGGTTGTTTAAAGGAGCAGCTTTTTGGGCAAGGGAGCGATCGCTCTTAGATTTAGAAACCGCGCTCCGGTTCAGCGAACCAGTAGTTAGTGTTTGGGATGGCGATCGCATGATCGGGTTCGCTCGCGCTACATCAGACGGTATCTACCGCGCCACAATTTGGGATGTAGTCATTAATCCTGACTATCAAGGCGGCGGACTCGGCCGCAAGTTAGTACAGACTGTTTTAAGCCATCCTCGGATGTGTCGAGTAGAGCGAGTCTACCTGATGACAACCTACAAACAAAGTTTCTACGAACGCATTGGTTTCCAGTGCAATGCAAGTACGACAATGGTGTTAGAAAATCAACCCATAGACGCGAATATGGTGTTAGAAAATCAACCACTTGATGCGAATATGGTAGTCGAAAATCAACCCATTGATGCGAACGGAGAAGTTAATTTTCATCCTGTCAAGCTGACTGTATGA
- the rpmA gene encoding 50S ribosomal protein L27 yields the protein MAHKKGTGSTRNGRDSNSQRLGVKRFGGQVVKAGNILVRQRGTKFHPGNNVGIGKDDTLFALVDGVVTFERKGKTRKKVSVYGSPVVEAEPVAVSA from the coding sequence ATGGCCCATAAGAAAGGTACAGGTAGTACACGCAACGGTCGCGACTCTAACTCTCAGCGCTTAGGTGTTAAGCGTTTTGGCGGTCAAGTTGTTAAAGCTGGCAACATTCTAGTCCGTCAACGCGGCACAAAGTTTCACCCCGGTAACAATGTAGGTATCGGCAAAGATGATACTTTGTTCGCCCTCGTTGATGGCGTAGTGACTTTTGAGAGAAAGGGTAAAACCCGCAAGAAAGTCAGTGTTTATGGTTCCCCAGTAGTTGAAGCCGAACCCGTAGCGGTTTCGGCATAG